tctttgttgttttattgTCTGCATTTTCaactcattcattcattctttTTTATACGCTCTGTGGTGGAAGCAAGGATTTCAAGTGTCTTGCCGGGTGCCTCCGCAGTACCAGCCCTGAGTATTTAATGCGAAACGCAGACTGTGTCTAGAGCTAAACAGAAGCTTCGGCATTCGGCCGAATCGTTTTTTAATAGTTTATTTCGCATCGAATTATGCCAATGTGGGATTTGTTCCAATCAAaactcaaaaataaatttaaaccaaatacaaaacaaaaaaacaagaagTTCAAAGTCCTCCATATGGGGAAAACATGACTCCATGCCCAATAAAATTaagaagagaaaaaataaaaatgaaatggatTCATATATTACCGAAGCCTACTATGCTACGTAACATATTTGAAAATCGGAACAGTTATCCTTTTCAACATTTAAAAGCAGctgcaataaaatatttatgagtGCTCAGCGAACAATTGTCCAGTACAACGGGGTCTTTTTCCGAAAGAAGATccttatttttgtcataatgtaATACGTGATTGGCCAATAGGCTTTTGTattataatgaataaataaataaataatatcatAATACTGAATTTTGATTACTAAAAATTCTGTAAGTTCTAAAAGAATATTCTAAGACATAGACTGAAATACCtttcattgttgtttttatgcctgtgtttattaaaatatgctaatattgaactaaaacatTCCAAACTTctttaattagaaattttagGAAAGTAATCAACTTCGACATCGGCCAATTATTGGTTTTTTACCGAACATTGGCTTCGGCCAAAACAACATGCTTCCGCCGACTTCGGacgattattgtttttttttttttttgccgaacATTGGCTGTATCTGTATATTTGTTCATACATATCCCTTTTGAAAGCCAACTTAAATAAAGCGAATGCGCTTGTTTTAGCCCTTACTATGGATCAACTGACACACCCCACCTCTTTGCTTCATAACAATTCACGTGACGCAGGAATGAATTTGTCCTGAGACGCTCGACAATTTCAAACAAGGAATGAGCAGAagtactaaaataaaaaaatattgaacagaCAATTATTGAAATAATAGAACTGATATGAACACGTATTAAACATTcaagaaaatattgttgttgttgtaacagtttttaatgtagtttcatccattttgttctatgcttatgtagttcaattagtagccagatcaaggaactctgcgaccagagtgatctggtggtgagacgggtaggcttagctgggcaagcgaaaaggtgtcatgtggcccttgattacagatgggacacacgtcagctactctgttatcaatcactgatgagtagaaattgaggcggctgcacttgcctgatcttagttgggccaacacTACCACACTGGTCTGCCTAGGGAGGTCtttctcctccggtgctatggcccttgattacagatgggacacacgtcagctacgctgttatcaatcactgataagtagaaATTGAagtggctgcacttgcctgatcttagttgggccaaaactgccTAGGGAGGTCTTTCTCCTCCGGTCCCTGGTCCGAGAACagcattaaccttgtagcttctcaccgcttcagctacagtatcctcatgaatcctgttcagacctgtctggtatgctgcctgatctacaggctctcttttataacgctggatctcgcgttccagaaggtgaagatcaacctggGTGGTGgctgtctatccacaagatggtgatttggatgacaGCTTCGATaacaacccaagaggtactgccttgacaacatgtaattgtgtcgacacactgggatgatcttggtctccgcataaaggtgatccagaggtgtactgcggagacatcctgttgcagttctaaaggcagcgttctgacatgtctgtatgttattccactgcgtgtcgctcgtttgaggtgtccacactggcgctgcatagtttaccactgaccggccaattgccttatatgtagtcaacatataaggcaattggccgcaacccaagtgctgccggcaagcgacttgaggaccttgtttctaccgcggagcttatcacaaattgtagTGGCATGGGCGGGCGACTTAAAGTGttgaatgtgaccccgagaatcttggggtagtttgtggtcggaattatttcgcagtcgactctgacattcaactgcctgcgtacttgcGCCGTCCATGTGGTGaacagtgtggctgaggatttggtgggagatatcctcaaatttcttgcagtgaaataactggtaagatcagggaGGTAGACGTTCAAGCGATAGCATAAGTCATCAACAAACGATTGTATTTTTCACTCACGCTGATTTTTTATGcttcaatttaaaatatttcttaaatttcttTAGCAATTTCCAATGATCTATACTTTTTAGCTATATCTATTTTGAGAAATCTTTAATATgtttctatttgttttttttctctccATATAAATTTCCAGTCGTTGGCGGCTACACGAAAATTGGAAAAACAGCTGAAATTCACTCAAACCCTACAATGGGTTACCTTGATCATACTCTTCATACTCTCCATGGCTGTCATTTATCTACTCAAATTGCAAATGCTAGACGATGAGGGAGGCCTAAGTAGAGATGGCTCAGCAGACTCTGTAGATTTTGCTGCTTGCGCCAAGGGCAAAGCGGATCTATAATATTTACTTACGAAATGCAATTTGACCAAACAACGCCTCCTTAATGCTGCCGCTGCTGCCAATACTAAATGTCGCCATTTTAAGGCAGCAAAAATTCACAAACTCATCAAACATTGTCAATGCCCGGAAGGATATGTGGCCACCGAAATATTTGGCGACATGAATGATGAATCAACATCAGCAGATCCTTATGGTTTAAACGATGAGTGTGTGCACAAAGATGGTGGCGTTTTAGGTGGCGGATATTTGCTTGGTCTCATCGCATTCGCCCGTAAATTTGCTCGTTGTATACTAACTCTAACAATGCTCTTTGCCATTGTGTTTATAACGTTCTATTTATGTTCAACATCCCGTGACAATCCATCCATGGTTATTCCAAGTAATGCTCTACTACAAGTGACCGAAGCTGAATATACTCTAACAACTTATGATTGGAATTGATTATGGGATTTTGTTTGGAATACGTAATtgggaaaattaaattaatgtgttaaatgtctattattactatttttgtttttctatacgtttgattttatttatgatatttACATGTGTGCGCaaacaaatcaaaaacaactacaTAAAGAATTTATtgttatgtaatataataatttttgtgtaaaaGAAATAGAAAACAAGAACTAAATATTTAGTTTGGTTGGATTATGAAACTGGATTGTTATATTGTGGAGATTTGTAAAGGaaggaaaaacaacaacaaaaaatgcatTAATTTTACTGTAACCCTTGAAAAATTTGTACCTATCTACAAACATGTAAATATATACAAACTACAtccaaaattataacaaataggTTTATAACTATGTTCTTAATTTTTACTTATGTTCAGTGTAGGTTTAATTGTCAATTTCTATCGtttctctttatttttttaaagattccCAAGTcacattttcaattatttttcttataatttgcCCTTTGTCCCCAAATCTGTACTCATAAAATCCATAAATTGAATTATTAGATTATCTATCACCTATCTGCCTCGTCTACTCTATAACAATCATTTCTCAtatgtctatagattttattaattaatagaattttgaaggAACTGTATACAAAGTATTCACAATTATTTATGATACGTTAAAcacttttatatttaataaaaaataaatttataaccaCAATAACAGATTAAATAGAACATTGCTCTAATTCAATACTATATCCAATATGATATTGaggaaatatttcttttgttaatttttgcAGGTTTACAATATCTATTTGCTAAGTACATATATATACTAATAACAAACAACATTTAatcatatttaatttatttatgctTTTGAGAAAAAGTAACACGACCAAACCAAACAATATACATGAAACCCTCTtgataatacaaaaaataaaaatacaaatatttatagtttTGTTGTAATTTAGAATTCTGCTGAAGAGAGGTAATTATCATCGTCTCATACAGAAACCCGTAAACAAATACTACAGTTATGTGAGTCCGATTATCATTCATCGCCAGTGCTTGCAACAAAATCTTAACAATTCTAACTAAcaattttctttgttgttgtaacagtttattatgTTATcaccaatttcttttttttttttttttgacaaaattttctatagaaataaaattttgacaatagatagaaataaaattttgacaaaaatttctatagaaataaaattttgacaaaattttctatagaaataaaattttgacaaaattttctattgaaataaaattatgacaaaattttctatataaataaaatgttgacaaaaatgtctatcatataaataaaattttgacaaagtttcctatggaaatacaattttggaaaagtttccgatagaaataaaattttgacaaaatttcctatagaaataaaattttgataaaattttctatagaaataaaattttgataaactttcctgtagaaataaaattttgataaaattttctatagaaataaaattttgacaatatatagaaataaaattttgacaaaaatttctatagaattaaaattttgacaaaattttctatagaaaaaaaatgttgacaaaattttccatagaaataaaattttgacaaaattttctattgaaataaaattttgacaaaactatcatataaataaaattttgacaaagtttcctatagaaatacaattttgacaaagtttcctatagaaataaaattttgacaaaattgcctatagaaataaaattttgataaaattttctatagaaataaaattttgataaactttcctttagaaataaaattttgacaaaacttcctataaaaataaaattttgataaaattttctatagaaataaaattttcacaaaattttctacagaaataaatttttcacaaaattttatatagaattaaaattttgacaaatttttctttagaaataaaaatttgagaaaattttctacagaaataaaatcttgacaaaattttctatggaaataaaattttaacaaaactatctacagaaataaaattttgacaaaatttcctatagaaataaaactttgacaaactttcctatagaaacaaaattttgactaactttcctgtagaaataaaatgttgagaacattttctatagaaataaaattttaacaatattttatatagaaataaaattttgacaaaaatttctatagaaataaaattttgacaaaattttctatagaaataaaattttgacaaaattttctattgaaataaaattatgacaaaattttctatataaataaaatgtttacaaaaatttctatataaatataattttgacaaaattttctatagaaataaatttttgacaaaactatctatagaaataaaattttgacaatagatagaaataaaattttgacaaaaatttctatagaaataaaattttgacaaaattttctatagaaataaaattttgacaaaattttctattgaaataaaattatgacaaaattttctatataaataaaatgttgacaaaaatgtctatcatataaataaaattttgacaaagtttcctatggaaatacaattttggaaaagtttccgatagaaataaaattttgacaaaatttcctatagaaataaaattttgataaaattttctatagaaataaaattttgataaactttcctgtagaaataaaattttgataaaattttctatagaaataaaattttgacaatatatagaaataaaattttgacaaaaatttctatagaattaaaattttgacaaaattttctatagaaataaaatgttgacaaaattttccatagaaataaaattttgacaaaattttctattgaaataaaattttgacaaaactatcatataaataaaattttgacaaagtttcctatagaaatacaattttgacaaagtttcctatagaaataaaattttgacaaaattgcctatagaaataaaattttgataaaattttctatagaaataaaattttgataaactttcctttagaaataaaattttgacaaaacttcctataaaaataaaattttgataaaattttctatagaaataaaattttcacaaaattttctacagaaataaatttttcacaaaattttatatagaattaaaattttgacaaatttttctttagaaataaaaatttgagaaaattttctacagaaataaaatcttgacaaaattttctatggaaataaaattttaacaaaactatctacagaaataaaattttgacaaaatttcctatagaaataaaactttgacaaactttcctatagaaacaaaattttgactaacttt
This is a stretch of genomic DNA from Haematobia irritans isolate KBUSLIRL chromosome 4, ASM5000362v1, whole genome shotgun sequence. It encodes these proteins:
- the LOC142234869 gene encoding uncharacterized protein LOC142234869, producing the protein MNDESTSADPYGLNDECVHKDGGVLGGGYLLGLIAFARKFARCILTLTMLFAIVFITFYLCSTSRDNPSMVIPSNALLQVTEAEYTLTTYDWN